aaaaaataaaatcaataaaagtttaatttaaataaaatgagataataaaaatatagatatttGAATCTGTAAAAGAGTTTAAGTTGaacacaaatattaaaatatgggAGTTTAAGGTTGAATATGACTAGAATTAGTAGGCTGTAATAGAATTCCAGCAACCCCAAAGTTAAGAAACAATGTAAACATGAACTTGCCTGAACTTTTGCTGGCTATCTTAAATACAAGTTCATTCTAGTTGTGGGATAAACCAAAAAATATTATCGAACTGATACATGAATGTAGACATAGAAGCAAGAAAACTGAAATAAAATCAGAAATTAAAGCGaattaaatttagttaggtCTATTTAGTTTTGATCTTTGAGGATTTTCAGTTTGGTAacttcaataaatttttaagtatTCATTTTAACTACTTTAAAAATACATGAATGAAGACATAGAAGCAAGAAAACTAGCTATGTTACAAACAACTAATGAACAATACCAATCTAGCTTTAAAAATGATGAACAAGTGGAAATAACATATGTTTTGCTACAATATGCAGAAATATTTGTACATCAAGCAAATGATCCCATTCTTGAAACTTGTGATAATGCATCTTCAAACTGGTCATCGTCAACTTTTTCAGAGTTTAAGCTTGGTGGGATGAAGGATCTGAAGATTTGTTCCATGTTCGGAATTTCCTTGAGTTCGCCGCTAGCGACTTCAAGAGCCGGGTTGCTGAAAGATCTGTAAAATTTCTTCCTACAGACATACAAGAAGATACAAGTGGCAACAGGCAGTGGAATCAGAAATGGAGTATATACAAATTTCTTCACTCCAAAGTAACCAACCATGGTGACTTGGAACAGTAGTAGAGCAGCAAGGATTCGCGTATGAATGTGGGGCCACATCCTTCCGTAGCTCTCGAAGGATGGGACAAATACTTTAAGTGCCtgttaaatcaaaaaatcaacaataaattaaatttgataacaAGTTGGCAACTCAATGTAGCCACTCCCATACTAAAGGGGCATTTACCTGATTTCGGAGAACAAGCCATCCGAGGCCAAAGTACACTATCCCAAATGGGATAATAAGGGGAGCTATGATGGAGTAGCTGAGGACGAGTGTGACGATTAGCAAATCACCGGGAACTCGAGTTGCATAGCTCAAATCTCCTGGTTTCCAAGCTTCTTTCAATTCATGTTCAGTTTTGCAAAGGTACTTCCTCTTCACATGAAATATGATCAACGGGACTACACGTGACAGCTCCATACCAAAACCGACGAAGAACCTGAGAACAATGCTAGCTTATAACCCAGCTATAAActatatttcatattttcacttttaaaaCAAGCGAATAATAAAATGAAACGGTACTAGCGATCTTACTTCAAAGCCACAAAGGTCAGGAAGAAAGTTGCGCTGCCTGGGAGGCTATTTGCTAGCATGGGAACAGTGGAATTAGGATCGTCCTCGATAGTCTTTAACGAATCAAATAAGGTGCCACCAAGTGTAACTCCTAAGAAAACATTGAAAATTgtaaaatagaaatattttccAGAGGTGGCTCTCACCAAATGACTCTCCGAAGGAATTCCCTCCATCTTGGAGAAAAACTTAAGCAACTTGGGCAGCAAAGCAAGAAAGACGATAAGTGCAAGCTGAGGGAGGTAAGCTTCCAAGACTGTCTTGAGCACAGGCATATCCACTAATGGCTTAAGAAATGGGACAACTTTCTTCAGATTGGACAATGTTGTCAATGCAGAAATTAATCCAATTGGTATCATGTAAAATAATATGGTCAGAGCCACAATGAAATACACAACATACTGTCGTATTTGTCTTTGGAAAAACATGATTTTAAGGTTCGACCAGACTACTTGACGAGCCTCAGGAGCATCAATGACTGTCCATGTGTCAACCATTTGAGCATGAAGACTCTGAGCTGCGGATGCTGCTGTCACCCTGTTGGTGAAAAAGACCAAAGCAGAGGGTTGCTGCTTCTCCCGTAGCGTGACCTTTTGTTCGGCTTCCAACTTAGAATTAAGTTCCTTAATCAACTCATTAAAGTATTCAATGCTATCTACTTTTGCACCACAAAGACCAAGGAAGCCAGTTTTGGTAGTTGGTTTTATTCCTTCCGGTTTGCCTGTTTCTTTAGATTGCGCATATATTGCTTCTGCACGTGCAAGTTTTTTCTTGTATCCTTCCAACTCTTCATAAATTTTGTTAACCTAATAGACATTCACCATGGCTATTATAGTGCGAATAATGTATCAGTAATAATTAGTAAAACACAACGATCGTCGTAAACTTTAACAGTTTTCCGATGtcattaaaattgtaaaaactGCAACACTTAAAGGGTGATTAGGCAAAAAAGAATGACAATGAAATATTATTGCAATGCAATACCTGTTTATTGTCTGTGGCGACCATGGATCTGTAGAAAGCCTCTGGGTAGATAGACTTAAAATATGAATCGACCTGTTCCTTTCTAGATTGTCCCTCGGAAACAGCAGGTATATCCCTAACAATAACAGCAAACTGCTCGGGTTTAACTTCGGGAGACATAAGAGCAGTAGCTCTCAGCTCTAAAACATGTTTGTATGCCTTCCACAACATAAAATAGGTAACGATGGAAATCCAGTAGGCACAAAGCAGGAAAGCCCACAGCCTCGGACTCTTCTCC
This window of the Mercurialis annua linkage group LG5, ddMerAnnu1.2, whole genome shotgun sequence genome carries:
- the LOC126682250 gene encoding CSC1-like protein ERD4, which codes for MDFTSFLTSLGTSFLIFVILMLLFTWLSRRPGNAVVYYPNRILKGLDPWEGGGSSSRNPFTWIREAFSSSEQDVINMSGVDTAVYFVFLTTVLSIFMLSGIVLLPVLLPVAATEINTIITNSTSENSFNDLDKLAMGHVMEKSPRLWAFLLCAYWISIVTYFMLWKAYKHVLELRATALMSPEVKPEQFAVIVRDIPAVSEGQSRKEQVDSYFKSIYPEAFYRSMVATDNKQVNKIYEELEGYKKKLARAEAIYAQSKETGKPEGIKPTTKTGFLGLCGAKVDSIEYFNELIKELNSKLEAEQKVTLREKQQPSALVFFTNRVTAASAAQSLHAQMVDTWTVIDAPEARQVVWSNLKIMFFQRQIRQYVVYFIVALTILFYMIPIGLISALTTLSNLKKVVPFLKPLVDMPVLKTVLEAYLPQLALIVFLALLPKLLKFFSKMEGIPSESHLVRATSGKYFYFTIFNVFLGVTLGGTLFDSLKTIEDDPNSTVPMLANSLPGSATFFLTFVALKFFVGFGMELSRVVPLIIFHVKRKYLCKTEHELKEAWKPGDLSYATRVPGDLLIVTLVLSYSIIAPLIIPFGIVYFGLGWLVLRNQALKVFVPSFESYGRMWPHIHTRILAALLLFQVTMVGYFGVKKFVYTPFLIPLPVATCIFLYVCRKKFYRSFSNPALEVASGELKEIPNMEQIFRSFIPPSLNSEKVDDDQFEDALSQVSRMGSFA